A stretch of the Nerophis ophidion isolate RoL-2023_Sa linkage group LG29, RoL_Noph_v1.0, whole genome shotgun sequence genome encodes the following:
- the LOC133546163 gene encoding oocyte zinc finger protein XlCOF6.1-like yields MEQDEPWPPYIKEEEELIQIKVEEEELKYPNIKGEEQKPHTSYMKEQKECQLPLTLQRKRSHSWPHIKEEEEEQSISQEGEHGEGLEADDVIKMPLTTVIVKSEDEVKSESEEETPSSSSTQHMTTEADGDHCGGSQADKLLAPLSEGDATAYMDNTLFTCSHCDKTFKLQCRLKVHMRMHTGEKDFSCSICNKDFTHKHHLKTHLRIHTGEKPFCCSECGKGFAHNSVLKIHMRIHTREKPYPCLICGKYFTQKQHVKTHMITHTGEKPFSCSECDKDFTRTSDLKIHMTTHTGKKPFSCSECVKSFTRISDLNVHMRIHTGEKPFSCSICSKGFIRTSDLKIHMRSHTGKNTFSCSKCVKSFTQIHDLKAHMRSHTGEKRFSCPFCGKGFTRSTNFKIHMSRHL; encoded by the coding sequence ATGGAGCAGGACGAGCCCTGGCCCCCCtatattaaagaggaagaggagctCATACAAATAAAGGTGGAAGAGGAGGAGCTAAAGTACCCCAATATTAAAGGGGAGGAGCAGAAGCCACATACCTCTTACATGAAGGAACAAAAAGAATGCCAGCTCCCCCTCACACTACAGAGAAAGAGGAGTCATAGTTGGCCTCATAttaaagaagaggaggaggaacagagcatcagtcaggagggagagcatgGTGAAGGATTGGAGGCGGATGATGTCATCAAGATGCCATTGACCACtgtgattgtgaagagtgaagatgaggtcaaaagtgaaagtgaggaggagactccaagcagcagctcaactcaacacatgacaacagaagctgatggagaccactgtggaggatcacaagcagacaagctcttagctccactctCTGAAGGTGATGCAACAGCTTACATGGACAACACCCTCTTCACATgctctcactgtgacaaaacctttaaacTCCAGTGTcgtctgaaagtacacatgagaatgcacacaggagaaaaagatttctcctgttcaatctgcaataaGGATTTCACCCATAAACACCATTTGAAAACACACCTTAGAAtacacactggggaaaaacctttctgctgctcagaatgtggtaaaggttttgcacataATAGCGTgctgaaaatacacatgagaatacacactagagaaaaacctTATCCCTGTTTAATCTGCGGTAaatattttactcaaaagcaacatgtgaaaacacacatgataacacacactggagaaaaacctttttcctgctcagaatgcgACAAAGATTTCACACGAACTAgcgatttgaaaatacacatgacaacacacactgggaaaaaacctttttcctgctcagaatgtgttaAAAGTTTTACACGAATTAGCGACTTGAACGTACACATGAGAAttcacacgggagaaaaacctttttcttgttccatctgtagtaaaggttttatacGAACGAgcgatttgaaaatacacatgagatcACACACTGGGAAAAACACTTTTTCCTGCtcaaaatgtgttaaaagttTTACACAAATTCACGAtttgaaagcacacatgagaagtcacactggagaaaaacgctTTTCTTGTCCcttctgtggtaaaggttttacacgaagtaCCAATTTCAAAATACACATGAGTAGGCACTTGTGA